The following coding sequences are from one Geothrix sp. window:
- a CDS encoding prolyl oligopeptidase family serine peptidase, which translates to MRMLAMALAITSALSAQTPLTYPPTRKADVVDDFFGTKVADPYRWLEDDNSAETKAWVEAQNKVTYGYLEQIPQRTKIRERITKLWDFEKYSAPFKRGKRYFYSYNTGLQNQAVLFVTEDPKAKGRVLLDPNTLSKDGTVALSGISLTEDGRLMAYSVSVAGSDWQTWKVRDVATGKDLSDEIQWSKASGASWRKDGSGFYYSRYEAPKEGGALTGVNNNHMLCFHKLGTPQAEDVLVYQRPDQPEWYLGGSVTDDGRWLVISAGKGTNPESSLFLQDLSKPGSPVESFLDKMDATYGIVDNEGDRFFVSTNQGAPRNRLVAIRKGQTDPAQWTEIIPQAKGKDVLESVSLVGGRFVATWMRDAHSAIEFYDLKGKKTGALALPALGTAGGFGGRREDTETFYTFGSFTYPGTIYRLDLKTGKSDVFRTPKVAFKPADYEVKQVFYPSKDGTKVPMFLVHKKGLKLDGQNPTLLYGYGGFNVPLTPGFSVSRMVWLEMGGVYAMANLRGGGEYGLDWYDAGRKDKKQNVFDDFIAAAEWLIAHKVTSTPKLAINGGSNGGLLVGACLTQRPDLFGAAVPEVGVMDMLRFHKFTLGWGWKSDYGSSETREGFDTLMKYSPLHTIKPGVKYPPTLVTTGDHDDRVVPAHSHKFTATLQSAQGGPAPILTRIETSAGHGAGKPTAKAIAERADVLAFLVKNLGMKP; encoded by the coding sequence ATGAGGATGCTCGCCATGGCCCTCGCCATCACCAGTGCACTTTCGGCCCAAACGCCCCTGACCTACCCGCCGACCCGGAAGGCGGACGTGGTGGACGACTTCTTCGGCACCAAGGTGGCCGATCCCTACCGCTGGCTGGAGGACGACAACAGCGCCGAGACCAAGGCCTGGGTGGAGGCCCAGAACAAGGTCACCTACGGCTACCTGGAGCAGATCCCCCAGCGGACGAAGATCCGGGAGCGCATCACGAAGCTGTGGGACTTCGAGAAGTACAGCGCCCCCTTCAAGCGCGGCAAGCGCTACTTCTACTCCTACAACACCGGACTGCAGAACCAGGCCGTCCTCTTCGTCACGGAGGATCCCAAGGCCAAGGGCCGGGTGCTCCTGGATCCCAACACCCTCAGCAAGGATGGGACCGTGGCCCTCAGCGGCATCAGCCTCACCGAGGACGGCCGCCTCATGGCCTACTCCGTGTCGGTGGCCGGCTCCGACTGGCAGACCTGGAAGGTGCGCGACGTGGCCACCGGGAAGGACCTGTCCGATGAGATCCAGTGGTCCAAGGCCAGCGGCGCCTCCTGGCGCAAGGATGGCTCTGGCTTCTACTACAGCCGCTACGAAGCGCCCAAGGAAGGCGGGGCGCTCACGGGGGTGAACAACAACCACATGCTCTGCTTCCACAAGCTGGGCACGCCCCAGGCCGAGGACGTCCTCGTCTACCAGCGTCCCGACCAGCCCGAGTGGTACCTGGGCGGCTCGGTCACGGATGACGGCCGCTGGCTGGTCATTTCCGCCGGCAAGGGCACCAATCCCGAATCCAGCCTGTTCCTCCAGGACCTGAGCAAGCCCGGCAGTCCCGTCGAGTCCTTCCTGGACAAGATGGATGCCACCTACGGCATCGTGGACAACGAGGGGGACCGCTTCTTCGTCAGCACCAACCAGGGCGCCCCCCGCAACCGGCTGGTGGCCATCCGGAAGGGCCAGACCGACCCCGCCCAGTGGACCGAGATCATCCCCCAGGCCAAGGGCAAGGACGTGCTGGAATCCGTGTCGCTGGTGGGCGGACGCTTCGTCGCCACCTGGATGCGGGATGCCCACTCCGCCATCGAGTTCTACGATCTTAAAGGCAAGAAGACCGGCGCCCTCGCGCTGCCGGCCCTGGGCACGGCCGGGGGCTTCGGCGGACGGCGCGAGGACACGGAGACCTTCTACACCTTCGGCAGCTTCACCTATCCCGGCACCATCTACCGCCTGGACCTGAAGACCGGCAAGAGCGACGTCTTCCGCACGCCCAAGGTGGCCTTCAAGCCCGCCGACTACGAGGTGAAGCAGGTCTTCTACCCCAGCAAGGACGGGACGAAGGTCCCCATGTTCCTGGTGCACAAGAAGGGGCTCAAGCTCGACGGCCAGAACCCGACCCTCCTCTACGGCTACGGCGGCTTCAACGTGCCGCTGACGCCGGGCTTCTCGGTGTCCCGCATGGTCTGGCTGGAGATGGGGGGCGTCTACGCCATGGCCAACCTCCGGGGCGGCGGCGAGTACGGCCTCGACTGGTACGATGCGGGTCGGAAGGACAAGAAGCAGAACGTCTTCGACGACTTCATCGCCGCGGCGGAATGGCTCATCGCCCACAAGGTGACCTCCACGCCCAAGCTCGCCATCAACGGCGGGAGCAATGGCGGCCTGCTCGTGGGCGCCTGCCTCACCCAGCGGCCCGATCTCTTCGGCGCCGCGGTGCCCGAGGTGGGCGTCATGGACATGCTCCGCTTCCACAAGTTCACCCTGGGCTGGGGCTGGAAGAGCGACTACGGCAGCAGCGAGACCAGGGAGGGCTTCGACACCCTCATGAAGTACTCGCCCCTCCACACCATCAAGCCCGGCGTGAAGTACCCGCCCACCCTGGTCACCACCGGCGACCACGATGACCGCGTGGTGCCGGCGCACAGCCACAAGTTCACGGCCACGCTGCAGTCCGCCCAGGGCGGCCCGGCCCCGATCCTCACCCGCATCGAGACCAGCGCGGGCCATGGCGCAGGCAAGCCCACCGCCAAGGCCATCGCCGAGCGGGCCGATGTCCTGGCCTTCCTGGTGAAGAACCTCGGCATGAAGCCCTGA
- a CDS encoding PhoH family protein — translation MVPPSGKKVFVLDTNVLLHDPNSILHFQEHDVVLPIVVIEEVDHFKKDQTEVGRNARSVSRLLDRLRATGSLSRGVPLDGGGTLKVDVAAHNLDIGILSADKHKADNQILACAREILHTCKDRVVLVTKDTNLRIKADAIGVQAEDYTTDRVEMDELYTGHKSWEVDPAKVDQLYDGGLAPDPALNLNPNQFLTLVDQLNPSHTALARYMAGEGLLRPLRRMEAWPWGIKPRNREQQFAMELLLDPAVQVVTLLGKAGTGKTLLAIAAGLQQVVDDESYDKILVSRPVMPMGRDLGYLPGDIGEKLRPYMQPIYDNLEFIVGANTEARRRTTMTAGQLEEAGYLSVEPLTYIRGRSIPKQYLVVDEAQNLTPHEVKTILTRAGEGTKVIFTGDPHQIDNPYVDASTNGLSFLAEHFKHLDISGHVTLQKGERSKLAELASNLL, via the coding sequence TTGGTCCCGCCATCCGGCAAGAAGGTCTTCGTCCTCGATACGAACGTCCTCCTGCATGATCCGAACTCCATCCTCCACTTCCAGGAACACGACGTGGTGCTACCCATCGTGGTCATCGAGGAAGTGGACCACTTCAAGAAGGACCAGACCGAGGTCGGGCGCAATGCCCGCAGTGTCTCCCGCCTGCTGGACCGGCTGCGGGCCACGGGCAGCCTCAGCCGGGGCGTGCCCCTGGACGGCGGCGGCACGCTCAAGGTGGACGTGGCGGCCCACAACCTGGACATCGGCATCCTTTCCGCGGACAAGCACAAGGCCGACAACCAGATCCTGGCCTGCGCGCGCGAGATCCTGCACACCTGCAAGGACCGCGTGGTCCTGGTCACCAAGGACACGAACCTGCGCATCAAGGCCGACGCCATCGGCGTGCAGGCCGAGGACTACACCACGGACCGCGTGGAGATGGATGAGCTCTATACGGGCCACAAGTCGTGGGAGGTGGACCCCGCCAAGGTGGACCAGCTGTACGATGGCGGCCTGGCACCCGACCCCGCGCTCAACCTGAACCCCAACCAGTTCCTCACCCTGGTGGACCAGCTCAATCCCAGCCACACGGCCCTGGCCCGGTACATGGCCGGCGAGGGGCTCCTGCGGCCCCTGCGGCGCATGGAGGCCTGGCCCTGGGGCATCAAGCCCCGCAACCGCGAGCAGCAGTTCGCCATGGAACTCCTGCTCGACCCGGCGGTCCAGGTGGTCACCCTGCTCGGCAAGGCCGGCACGGGCAAGACGCTGCTCGCCATCGCCGCGGGCCTGCAGCAGGTGGTCGACGACGAGTCCTACGACAAGATCCTGGTGAGCCGCCCCGTGATGCCCATGGGCCGCGATCTGGGCTACCTGCCGGGGGACATCGGCGAGAAGCTGCGGCCCTACATGCAGCCCATCTACGACAACCTCGAGTTCATCGTGGGAGCCAACACCGAGGCCCGGCGCCGCACCACCATGACCGCCGGCCAGTTGGAGGAGGCGGGCTACCTCAGCGTCGAGCCCCTCACCTACATCCGGGGCCGCAGCATCCCCAAGCAGTACCTGGTGGTGGACGAGGCCCAGAACCTGACCCCGCACGAAGTGAAGACGATCCTCACCCGCGCCGGTGAGGGCACCAAGGTCATCTTCACCGGCGATCCCCACCAGATCGACAACCCCTACGTGGACGCCAGCACCAACGGCCTCAGCTTCCTGGCCGAGCACTTCAAGCACCTCGACATCTCCGGCCACGTCACCCTCCAGAAGGGTGAGCGCAGCAAGCTGGCCGAGCTGGCGAGCAACCTCTTGTAG
- the tyrS gene encoding tyrosine--tRNA ligase, producing MTAASGSVSDALALLTKGTVTCHKVEQLEAKLKEGRPLRIKAGFDPTAPDLHLGHGVLIRKMAQFQKLGHEVTFLIGDFTGLIGDPTGKKATRPPLTREEVLANAETYKAQVFKILDPEKTKVRFNSEWLGSMVGEGWIRLASRFTVAQMLERNDFAKRMEAREPIALHELLYPLTQAYDSVALEADVELGGNDQLFNLMQGRILQEASGQKPQVVLTVPLLLGLDGVEKMSKSLGNYIGFMEDPDTQFGKAMSVSDTLMWDWYLLLTDKLPAEIEALKQGHPMDAKKALARQIVADFHGAQAGREAEERWIRRFSERSQEQAPDIAMAATEAEVQLSRLLVDRGLAASRKEAERLIGQGAVSLDGQKAADPALRLRLHSGTSLLVKVGKLKLERWVIT from the coding sequence ATGACTGCAGCTTCCGGATCCGTATCTGATGCCCTCGCCCTGCTCACGAAGGGCACCGTCACCTGCCACAAGGTCGAGCAGCTGGAGGCGAAGCTCAAGGAAGGCCGTCCTCTGCGCATCAAGGCCGGCTTCGATCCCACGGCCCCGGACCTGCATCTCGGCCACGGCGTGCTCATCCGCAAGATGGCCCAGTTCCAGAAGCTGGGCCACGAGGTCACCTTCCTCATCGGGGACTTCACGGGTCTCATCGGCGATCCCACGGGCAAGAAGGCCACGCGGCCACCCCTCACCCGCGAGGAGGTGCTGGCCAACGCCGAGACCTACAAGGCCCAGGTCTTCAAGATCCTCGATCCCGAAAAGACGAAGGTCCGCTTCAACAGCGAGTGGCTGGGCAGCATGGTCGGCGAGGGCTGGATCCGCCTGGCCTCCCGCTTCACCGTGGCCCAGATGCTGGAGCGCAACGACTTTGCCAAGCGCATGGAGGCCCGCGAGCCCATCGCGCTTCACGAACTGCTCTACCCCCTGACCCAGGCCTATGATTCCGTCGCGCTGGAAGCGGACGTGGAGCTGGGCGGCAACGACCAGCTCTTCAACCTCATGCAGGGCCGCATCCTCCAGGAGGCCTCGGGTCAGAAGCCCCAGGTGGTGCTCACGGTGCCGCTGCTCCTGGGCCTCGATGGCGTCGAGAAGATGTCCAAGTCCCTGGGCAACTACATCGGCTTCATGGAGGATCCGGACACCCAGTTCGGCAAGGCCATGAGCGTGAGCGACACCCTCATGTGGGACTGGTACCTGCTGCTCACGGATAAGCTCCCCGCCGAGATCGAAGCCCTCAAGCAGGGCCACCCCATGGACGCCAAGAAGGCCCTGGCCCGGCAGATCGTGGCCGACTTCCACGGTGCCCAGGCGGGCCGGGAGGCCGAGGAACGCTGGATCCGGCGCTTCTCGGAGCGCAGCCAGGAACAGGCCCCGGACATCGCCATGGCGGCCACGGAGGCCGAGGTCCAGCTGTCCCGCCTCCTGGTGGATCGCGGGCTGGCGGCCAGCCGCAAGGAGGCCGAGCGGCTGATCGGCCAGGGCGCGGTGAGCTTGGATGGGCAGAAGGCCGCGGACCCCG